Sequence from the Pseudophaeobacter arcticus DSM 23566 genome:
TCCAGCACCACAGGTCCAAGAGCCGCCACATTCAAGGCCACTCCCCTGGCATTGGGGTGAATATTATCCCCCTGCATATAGGCCTGCGCCGCCGCCGGATCATGTCCCGCAACGGCGCGAATGCCGGCAAAAGCATCCGCATGCAGCAGGGCGCCAAACTCCTGCGCCAGCTCTGCATAGATGCTGTCAAAACTTGCCTTATACTCTGGTCCAAAATTCCCCGGCGCCTGCATCCCGATCAACAGCACCTCAACCTCGCGGGCCTGGGCGGCCAGCAGGATCTGACGCAGGTTCGCGCGCGCCTGAAGCGGCGGCAGACCGCGCAGCAGATCATTGCCCCCCAACAGCACGATAAGACCCTGCGGCTGATCCGCCAGTGTCCAGTCTATTCTGGCAGCGCCGCCAGCGGTGGTATCGCCGGACACGCCTGCATTGGTCAACCGGACCTCAGCCCCCTGTTCTTGCAGCCAGTTTTGCAACTGCGGCACCAGCCCATCGCCCTGGGGTAAGCCATAGCCCTGGACCAGACTGTCTCCCAAAGCCGTTATCCGCAGCTCCTCGGCCCGGCTCCCAGACGCAAGGGTGGCAACAATAATAATCCCAAACAGGGCCAAAACCTTGCGCATCTCAGCAAATGCTCCATATCCGATAGAGTATATTTAACAGGCGCAGCTTCATGACAGAAACAGATAGACCCGTTCTTCACCTTAAAGATGCGTCTTTAACCCTGAATGGCAATACCGGACCGGTGCGAATTCTGCAGGATATCTCTTTGGATGTCTCACGCGGAGAAACCCTGGGGCTGATTGGCCCCTCGGGATCGGGAAAGTCTTCGCTGTTGATGTTGATGGGCGGGCTGGAGCTGGCAACCAGCGGCCATATTTCTGCGCTGGGGCAGGATCTGACGGCCATGGATGAGGACGCGCTGGCGCGGTTTCGCCGCAATCACATGGGGGTGGTCTTCCAAAGCTTCCATCTGATCCCGACCATGACAGCGCTGGAAAATGTCGCCACCCCATTGGAGCTGGCAGGACGGCGCGACGCCTTTCAGCTGGCCCAGGCCGAGCTGGAGGCCGTGGGTCTGGGCCATCGTGCGGGCCATTTCCCGGCGCAGCTCTCAGGCGGGGAACAACAACGCGTGGCCCTGGCCCGCGCCCTGGCACCCCGCCCAGAGATCCTGTTGGCGGATGAGCCCACCGGCAATCTGGACGAGGCCAATGGCGCCGCGGTGATGGATCTGTTGTTTGACCTGCGCGACCGCTCAGGCGCCACGTTAATCATGGTGACCCACGCGCCAGAACTGGCCAGCCGCTGTGATCGGGTGATCCGCCTGCGCGATGGCCGACTGGCAACCGCCACAGCCGCAAGTGAGGCGGCAGAATGACGGGCCAGTCCCACGGCCAGTCGCTCAGCCAGTCCCGCGGCCAATCCCGCAGCCAGTCCCGCGCGCGCGTCTCTTCGCTGCGCCTGGCCTGCCGCTTTGCCCTGCGCGAGCTGCGCAGCGGCGTCAAAGGCTTTCGCATCTTTCTTGCCTGTCTGGCCCTTGGGGTGGCGGTGATTGCAGCCATTGGCTCCATCCGCGCCTCGATCGAGGCCGGGTTGACCCAAGAAGGTGCCAGCCTGCTGGGCGGCGATGCCGAACTCACCTTTACCTACCGCTTTGCCACTGACGAAGAGCGCGCCTGGATGGCCGCTCACTCCGACGCCGTTTCGCAGATTGTCGAGTTCCGCTCGATGGCAACCCTGGGCGACGAACGCGCCCTGACCCAGGTCAAAGCGGTTGATAGCGCCTATCCGCTGACCGGCAGCCTGACCCTGCAGCCCGACATCCCCCTGAGCCAGGCGCTGGCAGGCAATGGCACGCTGCCCGGTGTGGCGATGATGCCGGTTCTGGCCGATCGGCTGGGGCTACGCCCCGGGGATACGGTCCGCTTTGGCACCCGCGACTTTGTGCTGATGGCCACCATCAGGACCGAGCCAGACGCCGCCGCCTCCGGCTTTACCCTGGGACCACGCACCCTGGTGGCGCTGCCGTCCCTCGATGGCTCTGGCCTGTTGGCGCCCGGCTCGCTGTATTCCACCAAATACCGCCTGACCCTGCCCCCGGACACCGACCTCGACGCGCTGCAGGCCGAGGCCCGCGCCCAGTTTGAGGACAACGGCATGCGCTGGCGTGATGCCCGCAACGGCGCCCCCGGCATTGCCACCTTTGTCGACCGTCTGGGCGGATTTCTGGTGCTGGTCGGGCTCTCTGGTCTGGCGGTGGGGGGCGTTGGCGTCTCTGCTGCCGTGCGCGCCTATCTGGCCACCAAGACCGAAACCATCGCCACCCTGCGCACCCTTGGCGCCGAGCGGCAGGTGATTTTCCTCACCTATTTCCTGCAAATTGGTGCGCTGACCCTGCTGGGGGTCGGCATCGGGCTGCTCCTCGGGGGGCTGGGTCCGATCCTGCTGGGGCCGATGATTGCGGCGCAGCTGCCCTTTCCGGCGCTTTTTGCGGTCTATCCCGCCACCCTGGTGGAGGCGGCGCTTTATGGCTTTCTCACGGCCTTTATCTTTGCGCTCTGGCCACTGGCCCGGGCCGAACGCATTCGCGCCGCCTCGCTGTTTCGCGGCGCCTTGGGCGAGGTGAACCGCCTGCCCGCCCTGCGCTATATTCTGGCAACCGCCCTGGCGCTGGCGCTGCTTGTGGGTTCTGCCGCCTGGTTCTCTGGCGCCGCCAAGCTGGCGCTCTGGACCGCAGGGGGGCTGATGGGCGCGCTTTTGGTGCTGCTGGTTGCCGCTGTCACCCTTGGCTGGCTGGCGCGGCGCGGATCCCATATCAGCCGTGGCCGCCCGGCGCTGCGATGGGCGCTGGCCGCTATTGGCACCTCCCGCGATGGCGCCGTACCTGCGGTCCTGGCTTTGGGGCTGGGGCTGACGGTTCTGGCCGCCATTGGCCAGATCGACGGCAATATGCGCCGCGCCATTGCCGACAATCTGCCCGATGTGGCGCCCTCCTACTTCTTTGTCGATATTCAGCGCGACCAGATGCCCGCCTTCCTGCACCGTGTCGAAGGAGACCCCGCCGTCAGCAAGGTCGAAAGCGCGCCAATGTTGCGGGCGGTCATCACCAAGATCAACGGCACCCCCGCGCAAGAGGTCGCTGGCGATCACTGGGTGGTGCGCGGCGATCGTGGTGTCACCTATGCAGCGGCGCAACCCAAGGGCACCGAGGTGGTGGCAGGCAGCTGGTGGCCTGAGGATTACACCGGCCCGCCGCAGGTCAGCTTTGCCGCTGAAGAGGCCGAGGAACTGGGTCTGGATCTCGGCGATACCATCACCCTGAACGTGCTGGGACGTGACATCCAGGCCGAGATCACCAGCTTTCGCAATGTTGATTTCTCCACGGCCGGCATGGGCTTTGTGCTCACCCTCAATGAGGCGGCTCTGGCCGGTGCGCCGCATAGTTTTATCGCCACGGTCTATGCCGAAACCAGCGCAGAGGCGCAGATCCTGCGGGATCTGGCCCAGGCCATGCCCAATATCACGGCCATTCGGGTCCGCGATGCCATTGACCGGGTCTCTGACATTCTGCGCCAGCTGGCGGCAGCCACCAGCTATGGCGCAGCTGCCACCCTGATCACCGGGTTTCTGGTGCTGCTGGGCACCGCCGCCGCCGGAGAGCCAGCGCGGCGCTACGAGGCGGCCTTGCTAAAAACCCTCGGTGCCTCACGCCGCAGGATCCTGCTGAGCTTTGCCCTGCGCTCGATCATTCTAGGAGCCGGGGCTGGCACTGTTGCGTTGCTGGCCGGGGTCGCCGGCGCCTGGGCGGTCAATATCTACGTCTTTGAAACCGCCTATGTGGTGATCTGGCCCAATGCGCTGGCGGTGGTCTCTGGCGGCATTGCCACCACACTGCTGGCGGGTTTGATCTTTGCCTGGCGTCCACTGGCGGCCCGTCCCGCCCGTATCTTGCGGGCCCGTGAATAGGGGCACGGGTCCCCCCTGCTAAGGATCTGTTTCAACAGGACCTCAAGGATAGAAGACCCCAGGAATAGAAAATCCCAGACCAAACCGGGTCTGGGATTTTGACATGCAGCAGGGGCTATACCTGCGGACAGGCACCCAAAAGAAGTAAGGACAGCAGCGGATCAGCGCAGATTTAACCCACCGCAGCCCTTGCAGGACTGGCGCAGGCCACCGGCTGCAGGATACGCATCAGATCGTGATTGTCGCAGATCAGCGCTTCCAGAGTGATGTCGTCCAGCGAGGCATAGAAAGCCTGCGCCGCATCCGAAAGCGCCACCTTCAGGCGACAGGCACTGGAGAGCGGGCAGGTGTTATCGGCATCGGCAAAACACTCCACCATTGGCAGCGCACCTTCGACATCCCGAAACACATCGCCAATCTGGATTTCCTCTGGCTGACGGCCCAGGGTCATGCCCCCGTTGCGCCCACGCTGGGTGTGCAGATAGCCAAGCTGGCTCAGCTGGTTGATCACCTGGGCCAGATGGTTTTCCGAGATATTGCAGCAATCGGCAATCTCGGCCTTGGTGACCAAACGATCCACGTTTGCCGCACAATACATCAGCAACCGGACGGCGATATTGGTCCTTTTTGTAATGCGCATAATCCTGACTCCCGCTACTTTCAGCTAGGGATGTATGGCACGGCCCGCCAAAAAGCGGTTTGACATACATCAATTGGCCCGGCTTCAAAAATGGAATACCGATTAAATGACGCCCCTTCCTCCTTATTTCTTTGGCTATGGCAGCCTGGTAAACACCGCCACCCACGACTACCTGGATCCGCAGCCCGCACGGCTGAGCGGCTGGCGGCGCAGATGGTGCCATACCGCCCTGCGCGATGTGGCCTTTCTCACCGTCGAGCCCGCCCCGGAGGTTGAGATCGACGGGGTGATCGCCGCCGTGCCAAATGCCGACTGGCAGGCGCTGGACGCGCGCGAGTTTGCCTATGACCGCCTGCCCGCAGATCACCAGATCCGTCACTCCCTCCCAGATCACACCGAGATTTCCCTCTATGCGGTACCGCCAGAGGCGCAGACCCAGGGTAGCGATCGCCACCCCATCTTGCTGAGCTACCTTGATGTGGTGGTGCAGGGCCATCTACAGGTCTTTGGCGCCGCGGGCGTGGAGGCGTTTTTTGCCAGCACCAGGGGCTGGGAGGCGCCAATCCTGAACGACCGACAGCAGCCACGCTATCCCCGCCATCAGGTCTTGTCAGCCAGCGAGCAGCAGCTGGTCGACCACCATCTGTCCCAGCTGAACCTCCAGATCCTGAGCTAATCTTTTTTACCCGGCGCCCCAAGGTCCCCCAGCGGGCAAAGACCTGCGCTGCCATCGGCGCCGGGCGCCGCGCCGGGCAACGCCCGGCGCCCGGCCCAACTGTGTCGTCCCATTCTTTGAATGGGGCTGAACAGGCGGGAGCCCCCCCTTTATCCGCAACACGCTTGACAAAAAGGCGACCCCGCTCAGGGCCGCCTTTTGTTTCTTTGGCTATCGCCAGCCAGTCAGTTCGTTGGGTAGTGAGTTGGTTAATTCGTCGCGAGTTAGCCGCGCGCCTGCACAACCGACATCAGCGCCAAAAGCGCGCTCATGTCAGGCCCGCGTTCGCGCCCTGTGACCGCCTTGCGCAGCGGCATGAACAACCCCTTGCCCTTGCGGCCGGTGGCCTCTTTTACAGCCGTGGTCCAGCTCTTCCAGCTCTCACTATCATAGGGCCCTTCCGGCAGCAGTTTCATCGCCTCTGCGATGAACTCCGCGTCCTCCTCCGCGATCATTGGCGCGGCACCGTTTTCACACAGCTCCCACCAGCCCTGCAGATCTTTCAGCGTGGTGATGTTTTCCTTGGCCATCGCCCAAAAGGCCTCCTGCTTATGCGCAGGGACACCCAGCGCCTCCACATGCGGCTTTACCTGTTCCAGCGCCAGCGACTGCAAATAGCGCGCGGTCAGCGGATACAGATCATCGACATCAAACTTGGTTGGCGCCGAGCCAAAGCGGTTGATGTCAAAGCCCTCAATCAGCTCCGCCATTTCTGCGCGCACTTCAACCGGATCCGAAGATCCCAGCCGGGCCATCAGGCTCAGCAGCGCCATCGGCTGCACGCCGGCCTCGCGCAGATCGCGCAGCGCCAGGGTGCCAAGGCGTTTGGACAGCGCTTCGCCCTGCGGGCCGGTCAACAGCGAGTGATGGGCAAATTCGGGCACCGCGCCGCCCAGAGCCTTGATGATCTGGATCTGGGTGGCCGTATTGGTCACATGGTCCGATCCGCGCACCACATGGGTGACGCCCATCTCGGTGTCATCTACCACCGATGCCAGGGTATAAAGGAACTGTCCATCGCCACGGATCAGCACCGGATCGGAAACGGACGCGGCATCAATCGAGATATCGCCCAGCACGCCGTCTTTCCACTCGATGCGCTCTTGATCCAGCTTGAAACGCCACACGCCATCGCCGCGTTCCGCGCGCAGGGCAGCTTTTTCATCCTCTGACAGCGCCAGGGCCGCCCGGTCATAGACTGGTGGCTTGCCCATATTGAGCTGTTTCTTGCGCTTCAGGTCCAGCTCGGTCGGGGTTTCAAAAGCCTCATAAAACCGGCCAATAGAGCGCAGCTCATCGGCGGCAGCGACATAGCGCTCCAGCCGCTCGGACTGGCGCTCAACCCGGTCCCAGGTCAGGCCTAGCCATTCCAGGTCCTGTTTGATCGCATCGACATATTCTTCCTTCGAGCGCTCAGGATCGGTGTCATCAATACGCAGAATGAATTCTCCGCCTGCCTTGCGGGCAATCAGAAAATTCATCAGCGCGGTGCGCAGATTGCCGACATGGATATATCCAGTGGGCGACGGGGCAAAACGAGTGGTTGTCATCAGATATCTCCTGTTGCCCTGCCCATCTCACATGGGGCCGGC
This genomic interval carries:
- a CDS encoding arylesterase — its product is MRKVLALFGIIIVATLASGSRAEELRITALGDSLVQGYGLPQGDGLVPQLQNWLQEQGAEVRLTNAGVSGDTTAGGAARIDWTLADQPQGLIVLLGGNDLLRGLPPLQARANLRQILLAAQAREVEVLLIGMQAPGNFGPEYKASFDSIYAELAQEFGALLHADAFAGIRAVAGHDPAAAQAYMQGDNIHPNARGVALNVAALGPVVLELAARIEAAAGDS
- a CDS encoding ABC transporter permease gives rise to the protein MTGQSHGQSLSQSRGQSRSQSRARVSSLRLACRFALRELRSGVKGFRIFLACLALGVAVIAAIGSIRASIEAGLTQEGASLLGGDAELTFTYRFATDEERAWMAAHSDAVSQIVEFRSMATLGDERALTQVKAVDSAYPLTGSLTLQPDIPLSQALAGNGTLPGVAMMPVLADRLGLRPGDTVRFGTRDFVLMATIRTEPDAAASGFTLGPRTLVALPSLDGSGLLAPGSLYSTKYRLTLPPDTDLDALQAEARAQFEDNGMRWRDARNGAPGIATFVDRLGGFLVLVGLSGLAVGGVGVSAAVRAYLATKTETIATLRTLGAERQVIFLTYFLQIGALTLLGVGIGLLLGGLGPILLGPMIAAQLPFPALFAVYPATLVEAALYGFLTAFIFALWPLARAERIRAASLFRGALGEVNRLPALRYILATALALALLVGSAAWFSGAAKLALWTAGGLMGALLVLLVAAVTLGWLARRGSHISRGRPALRWALAAIGTSRDGAVPAVLALGLGLTVLAAIGQIDGNMRRAIADNLPDVAPSYFFVDIQRDQMPAFLHRVEGDPAVSKVESAPMLRAVITKINGTPAQEVAGDHWVVRGDRGVTYAAAQPKGTEVVAGSWWPEDYTGPPQVSFAAEEAEELGLDLGDTITLNVLGRDIQAEITSFRNVDFSTAGMGFVLTLNEAALAGAPHSFIATVYAETSAEAQILRDLAQAMPNITAIRVRDAIDRVSDILRQLAAATSYGAAATLITGFLVLLGTAAAGEPARRYEAALLKTLGASRRRILLSFALRSIILGAGAGTVALLAGVAGAWAVNIYVFETAYVVIWPNALAVVSGGIATTLLAGLIFAWRPLAARPARILRARE
- a CDS encoding ABC transporter ATP-binding protein → MTETDRPVLHLKDASLTLNGNTGPVRILQDISLDVSRGETLGLIGPSGSGKSSLLMLMGGLELATSGHISALGQDLTAMDEDALARFRRNHMGVVFQSFHLIPTMTALENVATPLELAGRRDAFQLAQAELEAVGLGHRAGHFPAQLSGGEQQRVALARALAPRPEILLADEPTGNLDEANGAAVMDLLFDLRDRSGATLIMVTHAPELASRCDRVIRLRDGRLATATAASEAAE
- a CDS encoding RrF2 family transcriptional regulator, with translation MRITKRTNIAVRLLMYCAANVDRLVTKAEIADCCNISENHLAQVINQLSQLGYLHTQRGRNGGMTLGRQPEEIQIGDVFRDVEGALPMVECFADADNTCPLSSACRLKVALSDAAQAFYASLDDITLEALICDNHDLMRILQPVACASPARAAVG
- a CDS encoding gamma-glutamylcyclotransferase family protein, producing the protein MTPLPPYFFGYGSLVNTATHDYLDPQPARLSGWRRRWCHTALRDVAFLTVEPAPEVEIDGVIAAVPNADWQALDAREFAYDRLPADHQIRHSLPDHTEISLYAVPPEAQTQGSDRHPILLSYLDVVVQGHLQVFGAAGVEAFFASTRGWEAPILNDRQQPRYPRHQVLSASEQQLVDHHLSQLNLQILS
- the gltX gene encoding glutamate--tRNA ligase; the encoded protein is MTTTRFAPSPTGYIHVGNLRTALMNFLIARKAGGEFILRIDDTDPERSKEEYVDAIKQDLEWLGLTWDRVERQSERLERYVAAADELRSIGRFYEAFETPTELDLKRKKQLNMGKPPVYDRAALALSEDEKAALRAERGDGVWRFKLDQERIEWKDGVLGDISIDAASVSDPVLIRGDGQFLYTLASVVDDTEMGVTHVVRGSDHVTNTATQIQIIKALGGAVPEFAHHSLLTGPQGEALSKRLGTLALRDLREAGVQPMALLSLMARLGSSDPVEVRAEMAELIEGFDINRFGSAPTKFDVDDLYPLTARYLQSLALEQVKPHVEALGVPAHKQEAFWAMAKENITTLKDLQGWWELCENGAAPMIAEEDAEFIAEAMKLLPEGPYDSESWKSWTTAVKEATGRKGKGLFMPLRKAVTGRERGPDMSALLALMSVVQARG